The Brevibacillus brevis genome contains a region encoding:
- a CDS encoding phosphotransferase, which yields MDKIDLSEVCQQYRARVIRITPLDDCYLLETNRGPKELHVWPRVDVMRWSFAWRERLARQGFREVERFIRTRDTKPFLILGKRGVTMTDHHRQFEDYQHGEDIARQCGRVIAMMHQSQQESPLLSGSDLLKQEKQQVEEKGRRAKELVEKFRAKSGRDSKENRWVSELMTPMLQRMDRSAAMLAHERITPEAVAASHRDLLRDNWGMINGKLYLRGFFRPVISVQQRDVATFLRDHFLTHKDLKQIDAFFDGYEEIKPLTYGNYSLILAFMARPREVYRSIESYVKRVSLDQEASIAGIEHALQSQQSVDLLLRHIAERAERSRREGVYESV from the coding sequence GTGGATAAAATTGATCTCTCCGAGGTTTGCCAGCAATATCGGGCGCGCGTAATCCGAATTACGCCCCTTGATGATTGCTATTTACTGGAGACAAACCGGGGCCCCAAAGAACTCCACGTTTGGCCACGTGTAGATGTGATGCGCTGGTCGTTTGCCTGGCGCGAACGACTGGCTCGTCAGGGGTTTCGAGAAGTGGAGCGGTTTATTCGGACGAGAGACACCAAGCCATTTTTGATTTTGGGTAAACGCGGCGTTACCATGACCGACCATCACCGACAATTCGAAGACTATCAGCATGGCGAGGACATTGCGAGGCAATGCGGACGCGTGATCGCGATGATGCATCAGTCTCAGCAGGAAAGTCCTTTACTGTCCGGAAGTGATTTGCTCAAGCAGGAAAAGCAGCAAGTAGAGGAAAAAGGAAGACGTGCCAAAGAGCTGGTCGAAAAATTTCGAGCCAAATCTGGGCGGGATTCTAAGGAAAATCGTTGGGTATCGGAACTCATGACCCCTATGCTGCAAAGAATGGACCGTTCCGCTGCGATGCTTGCCCATGAGCGAATTACTCCGGAGGCGGTCGCTGCATCCCATCGGGACCTTTTGCGTGACAACTGGGGAATGATAAACGGGAAGCTGTACTTGAGAGGCTTTTTCAGGCCGGTGATTTCTGTCCAGCAACGCGATGTTGCCACCTTTTTGCGCGATCATTTTTTAACCCATAAGGATCTTAAGCAGATTGACGCTTTTTTTGACGGCTATGAAGAAATCAAGCCACTCACCTATGGAAACTATTCGTTGATACTCGCCTTTATGGCTCGTCCTCGTGAAGTCTACAGGAGTATCGAATCCTACGTGAAGCGCGTATCGCTGGATCAAGAAGCGTCGATCGCTGGTATTGAGCACGCCTTGCAGAGCCAACAATCTGTTGACTTGCTGCTTCGGCATATTGCAGAGCGGGCCGAGCGTTCGAGGAGGGAGGGAGTCTATGAGTCGGTATGA
- a CDS encoding ATP-binding protein, which yields MILCERCPDNPTCDNCLVALRSGGAANKVVPARTVKVTNLATMESFQAKLVAVSRTTIGLSSSDHDLHGRIEIELAYDFRIIGSGLRGIAGDPYYIIDIEKVLRREDVLERLLLEEFHTWHMSGELDPADVLLHWKDRDDERGRLIKQEIQKLSILRQIETIFLYLYDEGKVRPLGDVRANVEVEREMQRLVEEAAGTGGPVREQIVTTDGKKVFELYTSVLPDRTCGIALIDVTAVIAEERKRKRREWEIYRDILGVVTEGKLLLLSDEELFFLLREGHKLLAIDIRLPEQLAELRKLFKQALEPQGISDKRLLQFLVAVNEAASNTLKHGNGGVVTLYLSNDRQMCRAVIHDEGQGILLEDIPRATLQQGFSTRHSLGAGFHVILQYCDRVYLSSSLAGTKLILECNLSR from the coding sequence GTGATTTTGTGTGAGCGTTGTCCGGACAATCCCACTTGTGATAATTGCCTTGTCGCGCTACGTTCTGGCGGTGCAGCAAACAAAGTAGTTCCGGCCCGCACTGTAAAGGTGACGAACCTAGCAACGATGGAATCGTTCCAGGCAAAGCTGGTAGCAGTGAGCCGGACGACCATTGGGTTAAGCAGTTCTGATCATGATTTGCACGGACGAATAGAAATAGAGCTCGCCTATGATTTCCGAATTATCGGTAGCGGATTGCGCGGTATAGCAGGTGATCCTTACTACATTATCGATATCGAAAAAGTTTTGCGACGGGAAGATGTTCTGGAGCGATTGCTCCTGGAAGAATTTCATACGTGGCACATGAGTGGCGAATTGGACCCGGCAGACGTCTTGTTACATTGGAAGGATCGAGACGACGAGCGGGGGCGATTAATAAAACAAGAGATTCAGAAGCTATCGATACTGCGTCAGATCGAGACCATTTTCCTCTATCTTTACGATGAAGGGAAAGTGCGTCCGCTGGGTGACGTTCGCGCGAATGTGGAAGTAGAGCGAGAAATGCAACGACTGGTCGAAGAGGCGGCTGGAACGGGCGGACCTGTGAGAGAGCAAATTGTCACCACTGATGGCAAAAAGGTATTTGAATTATACACATCTGTATTGCCAGATCGGACCTGTGGAATCGCCTTGATTGATGTCACTGCCGTTATTGCAGAAGAACGAAAACGCAAAAGACGGGAATGGGAGATCTACAGAGATATTCTGGGTGTGGTCACAGAAGGTAAGCTGTTGTTGCTTAGTGATGAAGAATTATTTTTCTTGCTTCGAGAAGGGCATAAGCTCTTGGCAATCGATATCCGTTTACCGGAGCAGCTTGCAGAACTGCGTAAATTGTTCAAGCAAGCTTTGGAACCACAAGGCATTTCTGATAAACGATTGCTGCAGTTTCTCGTTGCGGTCAACGAAGCTGCTTCCAATACGTTGAAGCACGGAAATGGTGGTGTGGTTACGTTGTACCTATCGAATGACAGACAGATGTGTCGGGCTGTGATTCATGATGAGGGACAAGGAATTTTGCTCGAGGATATTCCACGAGCTACCCTACAGCAAGGATTTTCTACGCGCCACTCACTTGGGGCCGGTTTTCACGTGATCCTGCAATACTGTGATCGTGTTTATTTGAGCAGCTCGCTGGCAGGTACAAAGCTTATTTTAGAATGTAACCTTTCGCGTTAA
- a CDS encoding protein kinase family protein, translated as MSRYDDIAPLFKEYDMYAQSIDVLKEPNVFKATTPYGSFVCKRTQIPAQRLVFVSDMLRQLQHRGWDGAVPFTYTKYDDPFVQQGSTAFYVTPWQPGSEEWAEQPLSWAFPALERLAELHHLTQNYRYDDPRQVEPLVDSLLNRWQYWQDQMNKAATLAQERKYPSPFDLVFLANKEFLEEMAQTATDLLTDWRERHETHAHFRLSLIHGNPNPEHVVPDRSGKGRLLNFDRASFDTPVRDLTLFYRTYFQMAGDEVGASQLFHRYAEIFPLRPEEIELMASFLSYPERIMRDLDIYYHHPREWSEFYAVQRFEKDMDRLMRLHRWVQQAF; from the coding sequence ATGAGTCGGTATGATGACATTGCTCCTTTATTCAAAGAGTATGACATGTATGCCCAGAGCATTGACGTTTTAAAGGAGCCAAATGTATTTAAGGCGACGACTCCCTACGGCTCCTTCGTATGCAAACGAACGCAAATACCCGCTCAACGTCTTGTTTTCGTCAGCGATATGCTGCGTCAATTGCAGCACCGCGGATGGGATGGGGCCGTTCCTTTTACGTACACGAAATACGATGATCCTTTTGTTCAACAGGGTAGCACTGCCTTTTACGTAACCCCTTGGCAGCCAGGAAGTGAGGAGTGGGCCGAGCAGCCCTTGTCTTGGGCGTTCCCTGCCTTGGAACGTTTGGCGGAGCTTCATCATTTGACACAAAACTATCGCTACGATGATCCGAGACAGGTAGAGCCACTTGTCGACTCCTTGCTTAACCGTTGGCAATATTGGCAAGACCAAATGAATAAGGCGGCAACTCTGGCGCAGGAACGCAAATATCCTTCCCCTTTCGATCTGGTGTTTTTGGCAAACAAGGAGTTTCTTGAGGAAATGGCTCAAACAGCGACAGACTTATTGACCGATTGGCGAGAGCGGCATGAGACGCACGCGCATTTTCGCTTATCGTTGATCCATGGTAACCCGAATCCAGAGCATGTTGTGCCAGATCGATCGGGAAAAGGACGGCTGCTTAATTTTGATCGTGCCAGCTTTGATACACCAGTGCGCGATTTGACGCTATTTTATCGTACCTATTTTCAAATGGCGGGGGATGAGGTTGGGGCATCTCAACTTTTCCATCGCTACGCCGAGATATTTCCGCTGCGGCCGGAAGAAATTGAACTGATGGCTTCGTTTCTCTCCTACCCGGAGAGGATCATGAGGGACTTGGATATTTATTATCATCATCCCCGCGAGTGGAGCGAGTTTTACGCTGTCCAACGTTTTGAAAAAGATATGGACCGTCTGATGCGCCTGCATCGTTGGGTCCAGCAAGCCTTTTAA
- a CDS encoding STAS domain-containing protein — protein sequence MDYRATEANGQATLFFVGELDMAVGDRVGELLQQYGGRNQSVTVDFQGVSFVDSSGIGSLFFTTKELLAMGKQVEIVNVREEILDILGVLGFTEALGIAVGKVGETRV from the coding sequence ATGGACTACCGCGCAACAGAGGCGAACGGACAGGCTACATTGTTTTTCGTCGGAGAGTTGGACATGGCTGTAGGAGATCGAGTAGGTGAATTGCTCCAGCAGTATGGAGGGCGAAATCAATCCGTTACCGTCGATTTTCAAGGTGTCTCCTTTGTAGATTCTTCCGGTATTGGAAGCCTGTTTTTTACCACGAAAGAACTGTTGGCCATGGGCAAACAGGTAGAAATCGTCAATGTCCGAGAAGAAATTCTCGATATTTTGGGCGTGCTCGGTTTTACCGAAGCACTGGGCATTGCAGTTGGAAAAGTGGGCGAAACCCGGGTTTGA
- a CDS encoding PP2C family protein-serine/threonine phosphatase — translation MNHQLVKLMELKQNYEYLVMTSNEQSKRQVNYESLMPFIEELVDTWFVKMDKPCFLSITFESALGAVYFRIERGNKESAIVQREVEERIVVSEQYDTPQTPRYVRLFAQSNVNDRDLKELEKSFYGLLLVNIRALILRCQQDQSSGQREIEMEMKLARRMQSMLIPTEELQLTSLRTRTVYVPVDYVGGDYIDYRKINDRYTCFIIADVSGHGFLASIWATGIRIAVRQVLQSSYSPDEILERLNQLLYADLVKTRSYITMLVAVYDEVEHKIRFGRAGHPQPFYLSKSNQTVLASKGGVGLGLLPDSTYQMEEVPLEEEGMLLLYTDGLLDSGRKEVFRDSRHWLEELSSLLKMPGDSKQESMNRVEAYLMEITQQRNQTDDISVLILQFEPEESVALV, via the coding sequence ATGAATCATCAATTGGTCAAACTAATGGAATTGAAACAGAATTACGAGTATCTGGTGATGACCAGCAATGAGCAAAGCAAGCGCCAAGTCAATTACGAGAGTCTCATGCCATTTATAGAAGAGTTAGTCGATACATGGTTCGTGAAAATGGACAAGCCTTGCTTCCTGTCGATCACGTTTGAATCGGCTCTAGGTGCTGTCTATTTTCGGATCGAGCGTGGCAACAAAGAGAGCGCAATCGTGCAGCGCGAAGTAGAGGAGCGCATTGTTGTCTCGGAACAGTATGACACCCCTCAAACACCGCGCTACGTCCGCTTGTTCGCCCAAAGTAACGTCAATGACCGTGATCTAAAGGAACTGGAGAAATCTTTTTATGGGCTGCTCCTCGTGAACATTCGGGCGCTAATCCTCAGATGTCAACAGGACCAGTCATCAGGACAACGAGAAATCGAGATGGAGATGAAGCTGGCTAGACGCATGCAGTCGATGCTCATTCCCACAGAAGAATTGCAGTTGACCAGTTTGCGAACAAGAACGGTTTACGTACCAGTCGATTATGTAGGTGGAGATTACATCGACTATAGAAAAATCAATGATCGCTATACCTGTTTTATCATTGCGGATGTGTCCGGGCACGGTTTTTTGGCCAGTATTTGGGCTACGGGGATTAGGATTGCTGTACGGCAGGTTTTGCAGTCCAGCTATTCGCCGGATGAGATTTTGGAAAGACTTAATCAGTTGCTTTATGCAGATTTAGTGAAAACCCGTTCTTACATTACGATGCTGGTTGCAGTCTATGACGAGGTGGAACACAAAATTCGATTTGGCAGGGCAGGACATCCTCAGCCTTTTTATTTGTCCAAGTCGAATCAAACCGTTTTAGCTAGCAAGGGTGGGGTCGGCCTAGGGCTTTTGCCCGATAGCACGTATCAAATGGAGGAGGTACCCTTAGAAGAAGAGGGCATGCTATTGCTCTACACAGATGGTTTGCTGGATTCAGGGAGAAAAGAAGTGTTTCGAGACAGCAGGCATTGGCTAGAAGAACTATCCTCCTTATTAAAAATGCCTGGTGATAGTAAGCAGGAATCGATGAATCGAGTTGAGGCCTACTTAATGGAGATAACACAGCAGCGAAACCAAACGGATGATATTTCTGTGTTGATTCTTCAATTTGAGCCTGAAGAGAGTGTAGCCCTCGTGTAG